The genomic region AAAATTCACTGCGAACGAAACGGAACCTAAATACATTGAGATcagccaaaaaaaaaaagaaaaatttggGTGAAAGAATCACTTCGTTTAGCGAAACAACATACGTATACgagaaatatgaaattCGATACATAAATAAATGATAAGAATCGTCTATTCTGCTGCTGCAAGACGTACACACGTATATGACATCAAATGATCATGGTCTGAATGCACCGTACGCATCTCCTGCTAGTACGTTGACAGTGTTCTCTATCAATTCTAACTGGCTGTCGTCTAAATCTAGCATTTCTTGACACATCTTCGTTAATGATTCCTTGGGGAATTCTACCAATGTCCGTTTTCCTATCGAATAAATGGCTAGCTCTTGACCTAAGTCTGCAGCCTTCTCTACCGTTCTCGTCAAATAATTGTTTCGTACGAGAAGGTTCAATAGATCTTTGTGATTCATATCGATGATTGGGATATCGTGTCCTTCGGTGGAAATTCCGAACTTGCCGTGTTGATCTGAAAGTTCTGTTTCTAGTATattgttctttgaaaatatcacGATACAGATAGTTATTGCTATAATTCCCTTCAAAGCAAGTTCTGTATTGTTGCCTATTTCATTATCCAGCGTTGGATTCGAACTCGCACTGTACTCTTTCCCAATGTATGTAACTTGATGGACCGTTTTCCGGTAGATTGCACTTGCATGGTCTAAGATAAATTTATGATACCTTTGTGGTATTGCTTCCATGCCGCTTCGTACCAATATAAAATGATTACCCCTGGCTTTCGCATCTTCTACGCTGTTATTTGCTTCGTCTGGGGTACCCTCATCTTGCGTCTGTGAGAACGATCTCTTGTCTGTTTTCTTGGCTAGAACACCAAATAAATGATACCCAAAGATTTCATTCAACTTATCATCAACATAACCGTAAACAGTGCTGAATGGTATTGATTTTACTTTCTCTTCATCGATAATCtcttttaatttctgtAACATTTTACTTCTGGTGATGACGGTGTTCCCTGTCTGGGATTCACATTGCGCAAGCACAAATCTGACCATCAAATTTCCGACGGTTTCCAAAGCATGATTGACCTGAGTGTGTGAGTTATTATTTTCGTCACTCATTGCTATAGATTGAAATTACGCCTTAATTGTCGTATTTGTTTAACCCTAATGATCTTCAGTACctttgttttctgtttaGCCAAGCGGAAACTTCTGGTAATACAATTCAATTGTCTTCTGAACACTTATTAATAAAGGATATGGGTAGCTAAAAGCTTATCTTGGTGCAAAGCCACAAGATGATAAGTCCAATCAACTACTGTCTACATCTTGTCGACCATGCCATCTTAACTATATGTTGTGGCTGAATCTGTGCTGCAGATCCACCGGGAACTTTGTAAGTTTCGcgaacaaaaaaaaaaacaattcaCATATACGAACAAAAAAGTAGGTCGTACCCGGATTCGAACCGGGGTTGTTCGGATCAAAACCGAAAGTGATAACCACTACACTATAC from Kluyveromyces lactis strain NRRL Y-1140 chromosome D complete sequence harbors:
- the NSE3 gene encoding Smc5-Smc6 complex subunit NSE3 (similar to uniprot|Q05541 Saccharomyces cerevisiae YDR288W NSE3 Essential protein of unknown function), with the protein product MSDENNNSHTQVNHALETVGNLMVRFVLAQCESQTGNTVITRSKMLQKLKEIIDEEKVKSIPFSTVYGYVDDKLNEIFGYHLFGVLAKKTDKRSFSQTQDEGTPDEANNSVEDAKARGNHFILVRSGMEAIPQRYHKFILDHASAIYRKTVHQVTYIGKEYSASSNPTLDNEIGNNTELALKGIIAITICIVIFSKNNILETELSDQHGKFGISTEGHDIPIIDMNHKDLLNLLVRNNYLTRTVEKAADLGQELAIYSIGKRTLVEFPKESLTKMCQEMLDLDDSQLELIENTVNVLAGDAYGAFRP